The genomic window CGCTTTAAATTGGCTCGAAACGATTCGATTCCGATATCCCTCAAGGAATTTCTCCTGCCGATCAATCCGGAAAGCATCGTGGGGTATGTGGCGCAGACGCGCCAAGCGATCCGAATCAGCGACGTCTATCGGATCCCCAAATCGCTCCCCTTCCGCTTCAATCCCGATATCGATCGGTCGACCGGATATCGCTCGATGTCCGTTCTCGCCGTGCCGATGACCGATCATCAGGATGAGCTGATCGGCGTGGTTCAGCTCTGGAATAAGAAAAAGAACGCCGCCGTACAACTGAGGCCGAACAATGTCTTGCAACAGGTGATTCCGTTTACGGAGTCTTGTCACAGCCTTTTGGCTTCGCTTTCCGCGCAAGCCGCTGTAGCCATCGAAAACGCGCGCCTCCATCAGGACATCACCCGCCTTTTCGAAGGATTTATTCACGCGTCCGTGACGGCGATCGAGGCCCGAGACCCCACAACTTCCGGCCACTCCGAGCGGGTCGCCACGTTGACGACGACGTTGGCGGAAGAAGTCGACCGGCTTCAAACGGGTCCATATAGCGACATCCGATTTTCCGATCAGGATCTGCGCGAGCTTAAATACGCCGCCCTTCTGCATGATTTTGGGAAAATCGGCGTCCGAGAGTCGGTACTGATCAAAGCGAAAAAGCTGTTTCCACCCGAGCTGGAGGGACTGCGCGACCGGCTTCATCTTCTTCACCGCACGATCGAATTTGAGGTCGAACGGCAAATAGTTCATCACCTGATCACGGGCGGCCAGGTTGGAGACCCCACGTGGATCGCTTACGAAGCCGATTTGAAACGGCGTTTAGCGGATCTCCAGAAAGCCTATGATCTTGTGGTTTCGAGTAACGAACCGACGGTCTTGCCGGAAAGTGTGTCCGGCGAGCTTGCCCGGCTCGCCGCCGTCATCGTCGCCCGCCCCGACGGAACGACCGATCCTCTGGTCAGTGCCGAACAGATCATGAGGCTTTCGATCCCCAAAGGATCTCTGTCCGCCGAAGAGCGCCTGGAAATCGAGTCGCACGTCACACACACCTACCGCTTTCTCAACCAAATCCCATGGACGAAGGAATTTCGCCGCATTCCGGATATCGCCTATGCCCACCACGAAAAATTAAACGGTACGGGCTATCCGCGCCGGATCCGGACGGCGGATATCCCCTTTCCGTCGAAGATCATGACCGTGGCGGACATCTTTGATGCGCTCGCCGCGCGGGATCGTCCTTACAAGAAGGCGGTGCCGGTCCAGAAGGCGCTCGACATTCTTCAAATGGAAGTCAAAGAAGGAAAACTCGACGAAGATCTGGTCCGTCTATTTGTTGATCGCAAAGTGTATGCAAAAACGGCGACCGTCTGACGTGTCCGAAACTTCGGCAAAAAAAAGACAAGCGAGGTATCTGTCGAAGAGGTTGAGCTTTTCGAGGGTTAGGCTTTAAAAAAGCTCGCCGAACTCCGTTGCCGGAACTCAGCGCAACGCTTGCGTGGTTTTCATGTGCTTTAGAGTCTTATCAACCGGAAACCTAAAAAGCCTATGGCTTACTTTCTCCCTTTTCGTCCTCGGGTTGCCCCGGACCTTAAGGTATTCGGTTTCCCGTCGCCCTGTGCCCAATGCAAATTAGACACAGATTCTCCTCTTCTGCACTTTGACGCCACCGTAGCGTCGTCTCTTTTTTCCTGCCGCTTTCGTACCGGCGTCCCACGTCGACCGTGATCCGCTTTTCGAAAGCACCTCGCTTAAGCTTCATCACCCTACAGCATTTGCGGATCGAGGAACCCTTTTCTGCGCTGAACCTTTCGATTCTGCGTCCGAGCGGTTTTGCCCTGCTCGCCCGGAAGTCCCACCCACAGGGTTTGGCTACCCTCTCGATGGAATCAGCTCCTCGAACCTTGGAAGCATCTTTCAACTTCCAACGCTCATGGGCTTTACCCTTCAGAGCTTTCAACTCCTCTCCAGTGATCGGGTCATCGTTTCCGACGACACACTCCGCTCCCGCGCTTCCTTGCATAACCTCCGCGGCCTTGCATCGGCGCCTCAGCGGCTTATTCCCACCGGAAAAGCTGTACCCCTTAATTGCCACCCAGAGGGTTAGTCCGGGTCGGGGCCACTTGCTCTCTTGGGCCTTTAGACTTCCCAGGTTTTCTCCCCTCTTCGTCGGCTCAGAAAGACTCTCCCTCTCTGTGCTTCCCTCGCGTCCTTACCCGCTACGAACCTCGCGGCTCACAGTTTCACGGACCTCAGGGTTTTGCGTCCGAAGAGGATCAGCATTTCCCCCGAAGGGGCACTTACCTGCGTAGCCTCTTTGACCGACTGCGTTCGCCCTCTCTTCGAGAAAGTAACCCACCGCGGGTTATTTTTTCACCTCGGAAACCCGAAACGCCTTGCGACATCCCAGGTGCTCCTTTTGGCGGCCGATCCTCTCTCTCCTAACGGGAGACGGTGAACCGTTACCGGTCCCTCTTACAGCGATCTCTCGCCTGTCTTGGAAGCCTTCTATGAGAGATCAAGTCCGTCTCCAAGAAGTTTTGTCCGCTTTATTTCTGCCCGGCTCCCAAATGCGTCTTTCTTTAGTTTTCCATGACTTAGAGCAGCGGTTCCGTAGGCCGGTTCTTGGCCCAAAGATCCTCCGAATGCATGGCTCTGCTCCGGCTTGCGATATGTCGGAATCTCCAGCGCGCGGCAATTCGAAACCCTTTATCGATAAGGCCCTTGCTATGCCCTGAATTCGCATCCCACACCACCTGGAATCGGCTGCGTGTTCTCGCTCAAGCCCTGATCCACACGGGATTTGCGACATTACGTCCGGGAAACGATTGATTTAAGCGGGAAAAGATTCGGGCCGGCTTTCGGCTTGTTCGATAAACGAACGAAGAATCTTTTTCATCTCCGCCGTCACACGGAGAAAACGCACGCCGCAGCCGCGTCCCTCGTGGCGCCAGGTCACGTCGCCCCGGATACGAACCAGATTTTCGGTGTTCGGCAATGAGATCTCCAGATCGAGGACCATACCGACAAAGGGCGGCTTCTCGACTTTCAAGAAAAGCCCCCCCTCCGAAATGTCTTCCGTAAACCACACCTCTTCCCGCCCACCGTCCTTGAATTTCACGCGCGCGGCCACCGGCACTCGAAGGGATTTACGACGCTCTGGCGTATGTTCTTTCATTCCCCAATCTTTCTGCCGCCTAAACTAGGCGACGCTCCTCGACCCTCAACCCGGTTTGATTTCGGGGACGGACAATCCCTCGAATATCGGGGCAGGCCTTTTTTTTGTGGCCTGTCCCAATTTCTGAGCCAGTTGTTCGTACTCCTTCTTTACAAAGCCGACCGTCGTTTGTTCAACGGTCCCATCGTTTTGAATCAGAAAAACCGTTGGAACATGCGTCAGGTCGTATTGCGACGAAACCTTGTACGGCGCCGGGTCCAAAGCCACCGGCATCGTGAGCTTGTACTCACTGGAAAAGTCCTTGGCCTCCTTCACGTCTTCTTGCGCAACGGCCAAGAAGCGCACGTTCGGGTCGCCCTTATGATATTGATAGAGGCTGTCCAAATAAGGCAACGCGAACTGGCACGTCGGACAAGTAGCTTTATAAAAACTTACGACGGCGACTTCGCCAGTTTTCAGATTCGACACAGAGTGAGACTTCCCGTCCAGGCCCGGCAACGTGAAATCGGGAGCTTTCTTGCCTGACGGAATGGCGCCCATACCTAAATGTCGACGTAGACGTCGTCTCCTTCAACCTTCGTCTTGAACGTTGGAATTTGGATGGACGGATTGACGAGGCACTTCCCCGTCGTAACGTCATACTGCCAGTTGTGCCATGGGCAACTCACGACCGTACCTTTCAGCGAACCCTCGGCGAGCGGGCCTCCCTGATGAGCGCAGGTATTCGAGCAGGCATAGACCTTCCCGCCGATATGAAAGAGCGCAATGTCTTTTCCGCCCATCGTCACGAACGATCCGCTTTCGGCACTGAGTTCCTTGAGTTT from Bdellovibrionota bacterium includes these protein-coding regions:
- a CDS encoding HD domain-containing phosphohydrolase; protein product: MKLLNFYSHWLRRESKNPPQVSDSGSRNEHVDALIGIGTALMAERNLDSLLVRILEKSCQILIADAGSLFLAEGPSRENPTHLRFKLARNDSIPISLKEFLLPINPESIVGYVAQTRQAIRISDVYRIPKSLPFRFNPDIDRSTGYRSMSVLAVPMTDHQDELIGVVQLWNKKKNAAVQLRPNNVLQQVIPFTESCHSLLASLSAQAAVAIENARLHQDITRLFEGFIHASVTAIEARDPTTSGHSERVATLTTTLAEEVDRLQTGPYSDIRFSDQDLRELKYAALLHDFGKIGVRESVLIKAKKLFPPELEGLRDRLHLLHRTIEFEVERQIVHHLITGGQVGDPTWIAYEADLKRRLADLQKAYDLVVSSNEPTVLPESVSGELARLAAVIVARPDGTTDPLVSAEQIMRLSIPKGSLSAEERLEIESHVTHTYRFLNQIPWTKEFRRIPDIAYAHHEKLNGTGYPRRIRTADIPFPSKIMTVADIFDALAARDRPYKKAVPVQKALDILQMEVKEGKLDEDLVRLFVDRKVYAKTATV
- a CDS encoding PilZ domain-containing protein; the encoded protein is MKEHTPERRKSLRVPVAARVKFKDGGREEVWFTEDISEGGLFLKVEKPPFVGMVLDLEISLPNTENLVRIRGDVTWRHEGRGCGVRFLRVTAEMKKILRSFIEQAESRPESFPA
- a CDS encoding TlpA disulfide reductase family protein, with product MGAIPSGKKAPDFTLPGLDGKSHSVSNLKTGEVAVVSFYKATCPTCQFALPYLDSLYQYHKGDPNVRFLAVAQEDVKEAKDFSSEYKLTMPVALDPAPYKVSSQYDLTHVPTVFLIQNDGTVEQTTVGFVKKEYEQLAQKLGQATKKRPAPIFEGLSVPEIKPG
- the nirD gene encoding nitrite reductase small subunit NirD gives rise to the protein MALTKCAKLKELSAESGSFVTMGGKDIALFHIGGKVYACSNTCAHQGGPLAEGSLKGTVVSCPWHNWQYDVTTGKCLVNPSIQIPTFKTKVEGDDVYVDI